One genomic region from Haloprofundus salinisoli encodes:
- a CDS encoding CBS domain-containing protein, whose protein sequence is MQVADAMTPREEVVTVELPGTRDDVLEYLQERGFSSVPVVKQTDDGEEYRGLVSRDDLIEHPDEDQLAILMREVPTTTPDTDLTDAVQLMLREGARRVPVVETGGTTTLVGIVTITDVVHAIARGDVDGETEVGELAATDINTAYQGTPLTVAEREIYYANVPYAVVLGDEGTMSGILTEVDIIEVARVVEGEDETGDSMANQDDEWMWEGIKAVGNRYIPTRNVEIPTEPVSEFMTSDLVTLTRRKTAQKAAQQMITNDIEQIPMVSGDELVGVVRDVNLLEAL, encoded by the coding sequence ATGCAAGTCGCCGACGCTATGACGCCCCGCGAGGAGGTCGTGACGGTCGAACTCCCAGGCACGCGGGACGACGTACTCGAGTATCTCCAAGAGCGCGGTTTTTCCTCCGTTCCGGTCGTCAAACAGACCGACGACGGCGAGGAGTACCGCGGTCTCGTCTCCCGCGACGATCTCATCGAACACCCCGACGAGGACCAACTCGCCATCCTGATGCGGGAGGTCCCGACGACGACGCCCGACACCGACCTGACCGACGCCGTGCAACTGATGCTCCGCGAGGGCGCACGCCGCGTCCCCGTCGTCGAGACCGGCGGCACGACGACGCTCGTCGGTATCGTCACCATCACCGACGTGGTCCACGCCATCGCCCGCGGCGACGTCGACGGCGAGACGGAGGTCGGCGAGCTCGCCGCGACGGATATCAACACGGCGTATCAGGGGACGCCGCTGACGGTCGCCGAGCGCGAAATCTACTACGCGAACGTGCCGTACGCCGTCGTCCTCGGCGACGAGGGAACCATGTCCGGTATCCTCACCGAAGTCGACATCATCGAAGTCGCCCGCGTCGTCGAGGGCGAGGACGAGACCGGCGACTCGATGGCCAACCAGGACGACGAGTGGATGTGGGAAGGCATCAAAGCCGTCGGCAACCGCTACATCCCGACCCGGAACGTCGAGATTCCGACCGAACCCGTCTCCGAGTTCATGACGAGCGACCTCGTCACCCTGACGCGCCGGAAGACGGCGCAGAAAGCCGCCCAGCAGATGATCACGAACGACATCGAACAGATTCCGATGGTCAGCGGCGACGAGCTCGTCGGCGTCGTTCGCGACGTGAACCTGCTGGAGGCGCTCTGA
- the glyS gene encoding glycine--tRNA ligase codes for MTDTEAIAELSKRRGFFFLSSAAYGGVAGFYTFGPQGAALKANVESAWRDRFTVREGNREIEAPTIMPEPVFEASGHLDGFNDMLVECAACGESHRADHLVEDVTQIEDAEALPNSEVADLIADHEIHCPNCGEPLAGQPVENFNLMFKTDIGPGGDQPGYLRPETAQGIFVEFPRLKEYARGQLPFGVTQIGRAYRNEISPRKGLVRVREFTQAELEQFIDPEEDEPNLDAVSDVDVRLYPATEQEKDDGDYLETTIGDAVEAGIIANEWVGYYLGVAKGWYERIGVDMDRFRFRQHLAGERAHYASDCWDAESEVGGDWVEIAGFAYRGDYDLSKHGEYGDDDFTVFKQYDEPKTVERAVVEPDMSSLGPEFGGAAADIADALRDLAARDPDAFDSDEVTVEADGEEYTVSTEVADFRVEEQTESGEHITPHVVEPSFGVGRTVYTVLEHAYREDEVAGEERTYLALEPEVAPTYVGVFPLVGNDERLTDLARELVRDVREAGLSAEYDDSGNIGRRYRRKDEIGTPFCVTVDRDGVESDGETTVTVRERDTTAQIRLPVDALVDELTAMRSGRKTFDDLLDAYERVDADTAEA; via the coding sequence ATGACCGACACCGAAGCCATCGCCGAACTCTCGAAACGCCGCGGGTTCTTCTTCCTCTCCAGCGCCGCGTACGGCGGCGTCGCCGGCTTCTACACGTTCGGCCCGCAGGGTGCGGCGCTGAAGGCGAACGTCGAGTCGGCGTGGCGCGACCGCTTCACTGTCCGAGAGGGGAACCGCGAGATAGAGGCACCGACTATCATGCCAGAACCCGTCTTCGAGGCCTCCGGCCACCTCGACGGCTTCAACGACATGCTCGTCGAGTGCGCCGCCTGCGGCGAGAGCCACCGCGCCGACCACCTCGTCGAGGACGTCACCCAGATCGAAGACGCCGAGGCGCTGCCGAACTCCGAAGTCGCCGACCTCATCGCCGACCACGAGATCCACTGTCCGAACTGCGGCGAACCACTCGCGGGCCAGCCCGTCGAGAACTTCAACCTCATGTTCAAGACGGACATCGGTCCCGGCGGCGACCAACCCGGTTATCTCCGCCCGGAGACGGCGCAGGGCATCTTCGTCGAGTTCCCGCGACTGAAGGAGTACGCCCGCGGCCAGCTGCCGTTCGGCGTCACCCAGATCGGTCGCGCGTACCGCAACGAGATCAGCCCCCGGAAGGGTCTCGTTCGGGTGCGGGAGTTCACGCAAGCGGAGCTCGAACAGTTCATCGACCCCGAGGAGGACGAACCGAACCTCGACGCCGTTTCGGACGTCGACGTTCGCCTCTACCCGGCGACCGAACAGGAGAAAGACGACGGCGACTACCTGGAGACGACCATCGGCGACGCCGTCGAGGCGGGCATCATCGCCAACGAGTGGGTCGGCTACTACCTCGGCGTCGCCAAGGGCTGGTACGAGCGAATCGGCGTCGACATGGACCGCTTCCGCTTCCGCCAGCACCTGGCGGGCGAGCGCGCCCACTACGCCAGCGACTGCTGGGACGCCGAGTCCGAGGTCGGCGGCGACTGGGTCGAAATCGCCGGGTTCGCCTACCGCGGCGACTACGACCTCTCGAAGCACGGCGAGTACGGCGACGACGACTTCACCGTGTTCAAGCAGTACGACGAACCGAAGACGGTCGAACGCGCCGTCGTCGAACCCGACATGAGCTCGCTCGGTCCGGAGTTCGGCGGCGCGGCCGCCGACATCGCCGACGCGCTGCGCGACCTCGCAGCGCGCGACCCCGACGCCTTCGACAGCGACGAGGTGACCGTCGAGGCCGACGGCGAGGAGTACACCGTCTCGACCGAGGTCGCCGACTTCCGCGTCGAAGAGCAGACCGAGTCCGGCGAGCACATCACCCCCCACGTCGTCGAGCCGTCGTTCGGCGTCGGCCGCACGGTGTACACGGTGCTCGAACACGCCTACCGCGAGGACGAGGTGGCGGGTGAGGAGCGTACCTACCTCGCGCTCGAACCCGAAGTCGCGCCGACGTACGTCGGCGTCTTCCCGCTGGTCGGCAACGACGAGCGACTGACCGACCTCGCACGGGAGCTCGTCCGTGACGTACGCGAGGCGGGTCTCTCCGCCGAGTACGACGACTCGGGTAACATCGGCCGTCGCTACCGTCGCAAGGACGAAATCGGTACGCCGTTCTGCGTCACCGTGGACCGCGACGGCGTCGAGAGCGACGGCGAGACGACGGTGACGGTACGCGAACGCGACACGACCGCCCAGATTCGGCTGCCGGTCGACGCGCTCGTCGACGAACTGACCGCGATGCGGTCCGGTCGCAAGACGTTCGACGACCTGCTCGACGCGTACGAACGCGTCGACGCCGACACCGCGGAGGCGTGA
- a CDS encoding dolichol kinase: MSELTRRFVHASGTSIPALYLLGVVTWQELGYVLLGLSVLVSVLELARLGVGLDWWVYRNLTREYERENVAGYALYMYSMTAVAWLFPWFVAVPGMLMLTVGDPISGILGSNEAGRAKELGVLGVMFLVCFALAVPFTTGPADVSRLVGLGAAAAGAAGATFADGVKPVVAGYVVDDNLSIPPTACVGIAAVLLVA, translated from the coding sequence GTGAGCGAACTCACGCGCCGGTTCGTCCACGCGAGCGGAACGAGCATCCCCGCGCTCTACCTGCTCGGCGTCGTCACGTGGCAGGAGCTGGGGTACGTGCTGCTCGGTCTCTCGGTGCTCGTCTCGGTGCTCGAACTCGCCCGGTTGGGCGTCGGTCTCGACTGGTGGGTGTACCGCAATCTGACCCGCGAGTACGAACGGGAGAACGTCGCAGGCTACGCGCTGTACATGTACAGCATGACTGCCGTCGCGTGGCTGTTCCCGTGGTTCGTCGCGGTGCCGGGGATGTTGATGCTCACCGTCGGCGACCCGATAAGCGGGATTCTGGGCAGCAACGAGGCGGGACGCGCGAAGGAACTCGGCGTCCTCGGCGTCATGTTCCTGGTCTGCTTCGCGCTGGCGGTGCCGTTCACCACCGGACCGGCGGACGTTTCCCGACTCGTCGGCCTCGGCGCGGCGGCGGCGGGCGCGGCGGGCGCGACGTTCGCCGACGGCGTCAAACCGGTCGTCGCGGGCTACGTCGTCGACGACAACCTCTCGATTCCGCCGACGGCCTGCGTCGGCATCGCGGCGGTGCTGTTGGTGGCCTGA
- a CDS encoding cation:proton antiporter regulatory subunit, giving the protein MTVYESDLPGVGKKFEVELNDGSQLVIVIHNTGKRELFLRESPDADSEKLFELSDRLSRQVGTIMEGAYFQPIRTETIDTVLSDDTLIEWVKLTVDSPLVGKTLAESQVRQRVGVSVVAVQRGDETVSNPGADFAVEEGDTLVVIGGQDACREFQEYATAESATDE; this is encoded by the coding sequence ATGACCGTCTACGAGAGCGACCTTCCGGGCGTCGGCAAGAAGTTCGAGGTGGAGTTGAACGACGGGAGTCAACTCGTCATCGTCATCCACAACACCGGCAAGCGCGAGCTCTTTCTCCGCGAATCGCCGGACGCGGACTCCGAGAAACTGTTCGAGCTCTCGGACCGCCTCTCGCGGCAGGTCGGCACCATCATGGAAGGGGCGTACTTCCAACCGATTCGGACCGAGACCATCGACACGGTGTTGTCGGACGACACGCTCATCGAGTGGGTGAAGCTCACCGTCGACTCGCCGCTGGTCGGTAAGACGCTCGCCGAGTCGCAGGTCCGCCAGCGGGTCGGCGTCTCCGTTGTCGCCGTCCAGCGCGGCGACGAGACCGTCTCGAACCCCGGCGCGGACTTTGCGGTCGAGGAAGGAGACACCCTCGTCGTCATCGGCGGACAAGACGCCTGCCGGGAGTTTCAAGAGTACGCGACCGCAGAGTCGGCAACCGACGAATGA
- a CDS encoding cation:proton antiporter: MAAMELWQVGALFVSIAVAGTIATRVGLSVIPLYVVVGMLVGPNVLGRYASEFAVPSGDIVTILAEIGIVLLLFFLGLEFSLDRLLEARRRITGVGLLDLGVNFPVGVGLGLLFGWSLLESALLGGIVYISSSAVITKSLIDLGWIANSESEPMLGTLVFEDLFIAIYLAVVAALVGGSGGLETALTDVAVAVAFLGVLLAGVWFGGPLFERLFDADSSELFVLRVLAVAVFVAGIALAIGVSEAVAAFFVGMGFSSTDHVERIERLLTPVRDIFAAVFFFYIGLGTDPLLVATTVGILAIAVVATTPTKIVSGFFSGRIYGLDDRRSLRVGFGMVTRGEFSLIIATVAATGNGPVMTQVIPAFAVGYVLVMSILGTVLMQYSEVFEGVLQRRRSETTS, from the coding sequence ATGGCGGCGATGGAACTGTGGCAGGTCGGTGCCCTGTTCGTCAGCATCGCGGTGGCGGGCACGATAGCGACGCGCGTCGGTCTCTCGGTGATTCCGCTGTACGTCGTCGTCGGGATGCTCGTCGGACCGAACGTGCTCGGGCGGTACGCCTCCGAGTTCGCGGTCCCGAGCGGCGACATCGTGACGATACTCGCCGAAATCGGCATCGTGCTGTTGCTGTTCTTTCTCGGCTTGGAGTTCAGTCTCGACCGCCTCTTGGAGGCAAGGCGGCGAATCACCGGTGTGGGGCTGTTAGACCTCGGTGTCAACTTCCCCGTCGGGGTCGGCCTCGGTCTGCTGTTCGGGTGGAGTCTGCTCGAATCCGCCCTCTTAGGCGGCATCGTCTACATCTCCTCCAGCGCCGTCATCACGAAGTCGCTCATCGACCTCGGCTGGATCGCCAACAGCGAGAGCGAGCCGATGCTGGGGACGCTCGTGTTCGAGGATCTGTTTATCGCCATTTATCTCGCCGTCGTCGCGGCGCTCGTCGGCGGCAGCGGCGGCCTCGAAACGGCTCTCACCGACGTCGCCGTCGCCGTCGCGTTTCTGGGCGTCCTACTGGCGGGCGTCTGGTTCGGCGGGCCGCTGTTCGAGCGGCTGTTCGACGCCGATTCCAGCGAGCTGTTCGTGCTCCGCGTGCTGGCGGTGGCGGTGTTCGTCGCCGGTATCGCCCTCGCTATCGGCGTGAGCGAAGCCGTCGCGGCGTTCTTCGTCGGCATGGGCTTCTCCAGCACCGACCACGTCGAGCGCATCGAACGTCTGCTGACGCCCGTCCGCGACATCTTCGCGGCCGTCTTCTTCTTCTACATTGGCCTGGGCACCGACCCGCTGCTCGTGGCGACGACGGTGGGGATTCTGGCGATCGCCGTCGTGGCGACGACGCCGACGAAAATCGTCTCCGGGTTCTTCTCGGGGCGCATCTACGGACTCGACGACCGGCGGTCGCTCCGCGTCGGGTTCGGCATGGTGACACGCGGGGAGTTCTCGCTCATCATCGCCACCGTCGCCGCCACCGGTAACGGGCCGGTGATGACGCAGGTGATTCCGGCGTTCGCCGTCGGCTACGTGCTCGTGATGAGTATCCTCGGGACGGTGCTGATGCAGTACTCGGAGGTGTTCGAGGGCGTACTGCAGCGTCGCCGCTCGGAGACGACGAGCTGA
- the argF gene encoding ornithine carbamoyltransferase has protein sequence MAAATELETANVLDIDDLSAAEVETVLDRAAALKAGEDDAQFPRATLAMLFEKPSTRTRVSFETGMTKLGGHAIFLGPDDVHLGHGEPIKDTARALSGYVDIIMARLFDHADLEELAEYATVPVVNGLTDDAHPCQTLADLLTIRETFGDFDVDVAWVGDGNNVAQSFVLGCALAGIDLTVATPDGYGIDASVLERAAELGGEPETTTDPEAAVADADAVYTDVWVSMGQENQREEKLAAFDGFQLNENLLADADAKVMHCLPAHRGEEITDEVLESERSLVWQQAENRLHAQNGLLAELLS, from the coding sequence ATGGCCGCCGCGACCGAACTGGAGACGGCGAACGTCCTCGACATCGACGACCTCTCGGCCGCGGAGGTCGAGACCGTCCTCGACCGGGCGGCGGCGCTGAAGGCGGGTGAGGACGACGCGCAGTTCCCGCGGGCGACGCTGGCGATGCTGTTCGAGAAGCCGAGCACCAGAACGAGAGTGTCGTTCGAGACGGGAATGACGAAACTCGGCGGCCACGCCATCTTCCTCGGTCCCGACGACGTCCACCTCGGCCACGGCGAACCCATCAAGGACACCGCTCGCGCGCTGTCAGGCTACGTCGACATCATCATGGCGCGCCTGTTCGACCACGCGGACCTCGAAGAACTCGCCGAGTACGCCACCGTCCCAGTCGTCAACGGTCTCACCGACGACGCCCACCCCTGTCAGACGCTCGCGGACCTTCTCACCATCCGCGAGACGTTCGGCGACTTCGACGTCGACGTCGCGTGGGTCGGCGACGGCAACAACGTCGCCCAGTCGTTCGTCCTCGGCTGTGCGCTCGCGGGTATCGACCTCACGGTGGCGACGCCCGACGGCTACGGCATCGACGCCTCGGTGCTGGAGCGCGCGGCCGAACTCGGCGGGGAACCGGAGACGACGACGGACCCCGAAGCCGCCGTCGCCGACGCGGACGCCGTCTACACCGACGTGTGGGTGAGCATGGGTCAGGAGAACCAGCGCGAGGAGAAACTGGCGGCGTTCGACGGTTTCCAGTTGAACGAAAATCTGCTCGCCGACGCCGACGCGAAGGTGATGCACTGTCTGCCCGCCCACCGCGGCGAGGAGATCACCGACGAGGTGCTCGAATCCGAGCGCTCGCTCGTCTGGCAGCAGGCCGAAAATCGCCTGCACGCCCAGAACGGGCTGCTGGCGGAACTACTCTCCTGA
- a CDS encoding [LysW]-lysine hydrolase encodes MNALEGADAANETADYHDALDTEGKQLLYDLVSTPSVSGEEADAAAVLVDFFEAHDREVWVDEVGNVRALADDSVLLTSHIDTVPGEVPVEVKDGDDGPQLWGRGSVDATGPLAAMAAAAVETGVSFVGVVGEETDSRGARHLAETREEPGAVVNGEPSGWDGITLGYRGFLAGTYVGTSELGHSSRPENNAIQSAVNWWSRVAEFFEAEASEGVFDTVTTKPITFAGGPTEDGFAVEATVDVQFRVPPSLTIEDVREVAEGELTDGSVHWQEPIPPVMESPRTDVARAFRVAIRQAGGDPRLLRKTGTSDMNLYAGVWDCPMVTYGPGDSDLDHAPNEHLSLSEFEKSVSVLTTVAEKLGGGA; translated from the coding sequence ATGAACGCGCTCGAGGGTGCGGACGCCGCGAACGAGACGGCCGACTACCACGACGCGCTCGACACCGAGGGTAAACAACTGCTGTACGACCTCGTCTCCACACCCTCCGTTTCGGGCGAGGAGGCCGACGCGGCCGCGGTGCTCGTCGACTTCTTCGAGGCCCACGACCGCGAGGTGTGGGTCGACGAGGTCGGCAACGTCCGCGCGCTCGCCGACGACTCCGTGCTCCTCACGTCGCACATCGACACCGTTCCCGGGGAGGTACCGGTCGAGGTGAAAGACGGCGACGACGGCCCACAGCTCTGGGGCCGTGGCAGCGTCGACGCGACGGGGCCGCTGGCGGCGATGGCGGCGGCGGCCGTCGAGACCGGCGTGAGTTTCGTCGGCGTCGTCGGTGAGGAGACCGACTCCCGCGGCGCGCGCCACCTCGCCGAGACGCGCGAGGAACCCGGTGCCGTCGTCAACGGCGAACCCAGCGGGTGGGACGGCATCACGCTCGGCTACCGCGGCTTCCTCGCGGGGACGTACGTCGGTACGAGCGAACTCGGCCACTCCTCCCGACCGGAGAACAACGCCATCCAGTCGGCGGTGAACTGGTGGTCCCGGGTCGCGGAGTTCTTCGAGGCCGAAGCGTCGGAGGGCGTCTTCGACACGGTGACGACCAAACCCATCACCTTCGCCGGCGGCCCCACCGAGGACGGCTTCGCCGTCGAAGCGACTGTCGACGTCCAGTTCCGCGTCCCGCCCAGTCTCACCATCGAGGACGTCCGCGAGGTCGCCGAAGGTGAACTCACCGACGGGAGCGTCCACTGGCAGGAACCCATCCCGCCCGTAATGGAGAGCCCCCGAACCGACGTGGCGCGGGCGTTCCGCGTCGCCATCCGGCAGGCGGGCGGCGACCCCCGCTTGCTCCGCAAGACCGGGACGAGCGACATGAATCTCTACGCGGGCGTCTGGGACTGTCCGATGGTCACCTACGGCCCCGGCGACTCGGACCTCGACCACGCGCCGAACGAGCACCTCTCGCTCTCGGAGTTCGAGAAGTCGGTGTCGGTTCTCACGACCGTCGCCGAGAAACTCGGAGGTGGGGCGTGA
- a CDS encoding aspartate aminotransferase family protein, with protein sequence MSGFVFSEKPIQIRSGEGMSLYAEDGTEYLDFGASYAVAATGHCHPKVVEAVQKQAGELLYVQGSYPVAARTKLYEKLATLAPGDISNVWLCNSGTEANEAAMKFARSATGRSKIVATKRGFHGRTLGALAMTWKQQYKKPFEPLAGGVEFVSYGDAEELAEAVDDETAAVFLEPVQGEGGVHPADTEYLRAAREATEEAGAALVFDEIQTGVGRTGSLWACEGAGVTPDILTTAKGIASGLPLGATLCADWIAEECGDHGSTFSGGPVVCAAANATLDVVVEEDLPTHAGDVGAYLVESLEAATEEHDLPVREVRGQGLMLGVEVKRGANRILRELALSEQILALPAGRSVVRLLPPLVAEQEHADRFVEAFAEVLG encoded by the coding sequence GTGAGCGGCTTCGTCTTCTCGGAGAAACCCATCCAGATTCGGTCGGGCGAGGGGATGTCCCTCTACGCCGAGGACGGGACTGAATACTTGGACTTCGGCGCGAGCTACGCCGTCGCCGCGACGGGGCACTGCCACCCGAAGGTCGTCGAAGCGGTCCAGAAGCAGGCGGGCGAACTGCTCTACGTGCAGGGCTCGTACCCCGTCGCCGCGCGCACCAAACTGTACGAGAAACTGGCGACGCTCGCGCCCGGCGACATCTCGAACGTCTGGCTCTGTAACTCCGGCACCGAGGCCAACGAGGCGGCGATGAAGTTCGCCCGTAGCGCCACCGGACGGTCGAAGATCGTCGCCACCAAGCGCGGCTTCCACGGCCGCACCCTCGGCGCGCTGGCGATGACGTGGAAACAGCAGTACAAGAAGCCGTTCGAGCCCCTTGCGGGGGGCGTCGAGTTCGTCTCCTACGGTGACGCTGAGGAACTCGCGGAAGCCGTCGACGACGAGACGGCAGCGGTGTTCCTCGAACCCGTCCAGGGCGAGGGTGGCGTCCACCCCGCCGACACGGAGTACCTACGGGCAGCCCGCGAGGCGACCGAGGAGGCGGGCGCGGCGCTCGTCTTCGACGAGATTCAGACCGGCGTCGGCCGCACCGGGTCGCTGTGGGCCTGCGAGGGCGCGGGCGTCACGCCCGACATCCTCACGACGGCGAAGGGAATCGCCTCGGGTCTCCCGCTCGGCGCGACGCTCTGCGCCGACTGGATCGCCGAGGAGTGCGGCGACCACGGGTCGACGTTCTCGGGCGGTCCCGTCGTCTGCGCCGCCGCGAACGCGACGCTGGACGTCGTGGTCGAGGAGGACCTCCCGACGCACGCCGGCGACGTGGGCGCGTATCTCGTCGAGTCGCTCGAAGCCGCGACCGAGGAGCACGACCTCCCCGTCCGCGAGGTGCGCGGGCAGGGGCTGATGCTCGGCGTCGAAGTCAAGCGCGGCGCGAACCGTATCCTCAGGGAGTTGGCGCTCTCCGAGCAGATTCTCGCGCTTCCGGCCGGGCGCTCGGTCGTCAGACTGCTGCCGCCGCTCGTCGCCGAGCAGGAACACGCCGACCGCTTCGTCGAGGCGTTCGCGGAGGTGCTCGGATGA
- a CDS encoding acetylglutamate/acetylaminoadipate kinase has protein sequence MTQSTYTRDDLLAAHERLVDNDCGTDDDQLYTDGGTSSPRDDGSGSREPPVVVKVGGAKAVDPAGAVGDVAHLVANGRDVVVVHGGSTAVDDTLEALGEEPTYVETPSGVVGRFTDERAMEVFSMVMPGKLNTDLTATLRNAGVDAMGLSGVDGGLLTGKRKSAVRVVEDGKKKIKRGDHSGKIESVNSQLLETLLSDGYTPVVTVPMLGEEQDGSVTPVNADADRAAAAVAGALGAELVVLTDVSGVYEDPDDEATLIDSAATPEELAAVDSAAEGFMTKKVMAAKEALTGGASAVIVSDANVNDPIVAALNGAGTRITRGALGEDAPGLDTADAVPGGESQ, from the coding sequence ATGACACAGAGCACCTACACGCGCGACGACCTGCTCGCGGCCCACGAGCGGCTCGTCGACAACGACTGCGGCACAGACGACGACCAACTGTACACGGACGGAGGAACCTCGTCGCCGCGAGACGACGGGAGCGGGAGCCGGGAACCGCCGGTCGTCGTCAAAGTCGGCGGCGCGAAAGCCGTCGACCCCGCGGGTGCGGTGGGTGACGTGGCGCACCTCGTCGCCAACGGCAGAGACGTCGTCGTCGTCCACGGCGGGTCGACGGCCGTCGACGACACCCTCGAAGCGCTCGGCGAAGAGCCGACCTACGTCGAGACGCCGTCGGGCGTCGTCGGCCGCTTCACCGACGAGCGCGCGATGGAGGTGTTCTCGATGGTGATGCCCGGGAAACTCAACACCGACCTGACGGCGACGCTGCGTAACGCTGGCGTCGACGCCATGGGCCTCTCGGGCGTCGACGGCGGGCTCCTCACTGGAAAGCGCAAGTCGGCCGTCCGCGTCGTCGAGGACGGCAAGAAGAAGATCAAGCGCGGCGACCACTCCGGAAAGATCGAGTCGGTCAACTCCCAACTCCTCGAAACGCTGCTCTCGGACGGCTACACGCCCGTCGTCACGGTCCCGATGCTCGGCGAGGAGCAAGACGGCTCCGTCACGCCCGTCAACGCCGACGCCGACCGCGCGGCCGCGGCCGTCGCGGGTGCGCTCGGTGCCGAACTCGTCGTCCTGACCGACGTCTCAGGCGTCTACGAGGACCCCGACGACGAGGCGACGCTCATCGACTCGGCGGCGACGCCCGAGGAGCTCGCGGCAGTCGATTCGGCGGCCGAGGGGTTCATGACGAAGAAGGTGATGGCGGCCAAGGAAGCGCTAACCGGCGGCGCGTCGGCCGTTATCGTCTCCGACGCGAACGTCAACGACCCCATCGTCGCGGCGCTCAACGGCGCGGGGACGCGCATCACTCGCGGCGCGCTCGGCGAGGACGCTCCCGGCCTCGACACCGCGGACGCGGTGCCCGGAGGTGAGTCGCAGTGA
- the argC gene encoding N-acetyl-gamma-glutamyl-phosphate reductase, giving the protein MSLSAAVVGGSGFTGGELLRLLAGHPEFEVAQATSRQYDRKTVGSVHPNLRELDLRFSSPEDLESVDVLFAATPHGVSMEHIDSFRDAADTVVDLSADFRLQTEEQYDEWYDGHVAPEYLEKSVYALPELTRDQLPGADLIAAGGCNATATILGLKPLFDADVLDGDEQVVVDVKVGSSEGGASAGKASSHAERSGVVRPYAPTGHRHEAEIEQFLGLSVSFTVHAVDMVRGASATCHVFPDSPVTKGDLWGAYRESYEDEPFMRMVAGGGGVYRYPEPKAVAGTNFGEVGFEVDASNKRLVVFSAIDNMMKGSAGQAVHAANVALGLDETAGLEFTGLHPVGSP; this is encoded by the coding sequence GTGAGCCTGAGCGCGGCCGTCGTCGGCGGCTCCGGCTTCACGGGTGGCGAACTGCTCCGTCTGCTCGCGGGCCACCCCGAGTTCGAGGTCGCGCAGGCGACCAGCCGCCAGTACGACCGCAAGACCGTCGGCTCGGTTCATCCCAACCTGCGGGAACTGGACCTGCGCTTCAGTTCGCCCGAGGACCTCGAATCGGTCGACGTACTGTTCGCGGCGACGCCCCACGGCGTCTCGATGGAACACATCGACAGCTTTCGGGACGCCGCGGACACCGTCGTCGACCTCTCGGCGGACTTCCGCCTCCAGACGGAAGAGCAGTACGACGAGTGGTACGACGGCCACGTCGCGCCCGAGTACCTGGAGAAATCCGTCTACGCGCTGCCCGAGCTGACGCGCGACCAACTGCCCGGCGCGGATCTCATCGCCGCCGGTGGCTGCAACGCGACGGCGACGATTCTCGGCCTGAAGCCGCTGTTCGACGCCGACGTACTCGACGGCGACGAGCAGGTCGTCGTCGACGTGAAAGTCGGGTCGTCGGAGGGTGGCGCGTCGGCCGGCAAAGCCTCCTCGCACGCCGAGCGCTCGGGCGTCGTCCGCCCGTACGCGCCGACCGGACACCGCCACGAGGCCGAAATCGAGCAGTTCCTCGGTCTCTCGGTGTCGTTCACCGTCCACGCGGTGGATATGGTGCGCGGGGCGTCGGCGACGTGTCACGTCTTCCCCGACTCGCCCGTCACGAAGGGCGACCTCTGGGGGGCGTACCGCGAGAGCTACGAGGACGAACCGTTCATGCGGATGGTCGCCGGCGGCGGCGGCGTCTACCGCTACCCCGAACCGAAGGCCGTCGCCGGGACGAACTTCGGCGAGGTCGGCTTCGAGGTCGACGCCTCGAACAAGCGCCTCGTCGTCTTCTCGGCCATCGACAATATGATGAAAGGCTCCGCCGGGCAGGCGGTCCACGCGGCGAACGTCGCGCTCGGACTCGACGAAACCGCCGGACTGGAGTTCACCGGCCTGCACCCGGTCGGCTCGCCCTGA